The DNA sequence ctgaacacctgaATAtggatgatggctctgaacacctgaATTGTGGATAAATCATGAcagctctaaatgccaaactatgaacgatggctctgaacgccaaactatgAGCGACGGACTCTAAATACTAAActatgaggagatgatggctctaaacgcctgaATGTGAacgatggctctaaacacctgaATGtggacgatggctctgaacgcttgAACTGTAGATAAATCATgacgactctgaatgtcaaactgtGAACagcgactctgaacgccaaactatgAGCAACGGGCTCTAAATACCAAACTATGGAGATATGATGACTCTGAAAGCCTGAATgtgaacgatggctctgaacaccgaaactgGAAATGCGACTTTGAACATCAAAttgaaaaccgatgatggctctgaacaccaaaactgagaatgtgactttgaatgtcaaattgggaagtgatgatggctctgaacaccgaaactgagaatgCGACTCTGAAAGTCAAACCgagaagtgatggctctgaacgccaaaactgagaaacggtgatggctttgaatgtcaAAACTAAAAAGCGATGATGATGACTTTGAACCCCGAAACTGAAAAATGCAACTCTGAACATAAAactgaaaaccgatgatggctctgaacgccgaaactgagaatgtgactctgaacgtcaaactaagaaatgatgatgatgactctgaacccCGAAACTGAaaaatgtgactctgaacgtcaaactgaaatcgatgatggctttgaacatcgaaactgagaatgcgactttgaacgtcaaactaaaggtgtggctctgaatgccaaactgaaaatggCTCAAGATATCGAGCTAAAGACAAACAacggctttgaatgccaaactgaagatatgactctgaacgccaagatgacgatgtggctctgaatgccgaattGAAggtgtggctctgaatgccaaaccgaaaagagatggtggctctgaatgccaaactggaAAGGGATggtgactctgaatgccaaattgggcagaaatggtggctctaaacactaAAACTGGAGatacggctctgaacgccgaaactgtgaaacgatgatggctttgaagaACGAAACTAAGAATGATGgtgactctgaatgccgaaactggAGATGATGCTCTTGAATGCCGAAATAAAGATGTGACTCTAAATGccgaacaaaaaaacaaagatctggatgtcaaaatgaaaatgtggctttgaacgccaaatggaaaatgaacaaCGACTTTAAACGCCAAACGAAAAAGGTGGTAGCTCTGATGTTGAAATGAAAATGcggctctgaaagccaaactgaagatgcggctctgaacgccaaaataaagatgtggctctgaacgctgaacaaaaaaacaaagatctAGATGTCGAAATGAAaatgtggctctaaacgccaaatgaaaaaagaacaacgactctaaacgccaaacgAAAAAAGTGGTAGCTTTGATGTCGAAATGAAAATGctgctctgaacgccaaactaaagctgcggctctgaatgccaaaatgaaaatacagctttgaatgccaaattgagAAAatgtggtggctctgaatgccaaactaaaaatgatataatgaCCCTGAATGTCGAACTAGGAACATGACTTTGAACACCAAACTGTGAAGAAATGGtagctctgaacaccaaactaaaaataatagcTATGAATGCCAAGCAGAAACAACGACTCTGAATGCCCAACTTAACTGATAACTAGGAATGTCAGGCTGAGAAAGACAACTCTGAATGTCGTGACTGAGAAGacatggtggctctaaacgccaagcTGAAAATGGACGACTCTATACATTGTATCCGAGAATAGAtggcggctctgaacgccaaatagCAATGAAACGAtgaggggaatatgccctagtgtagtGTGCCGCCACAATTCTCCATCCTCTAAGAAGGTATAAAAGAAACTCCATGAGCCTTAAGAGATGCTCTGCTAGTAAGTCAGAATGATCAAATTGACTATAAGCATAGTCTCGCAACCCATCCGTTTGGATCACGAGGCCTGACGAGATGTCACAATGAGTCAGATGTCTCTATCTCGAAATGCTCTGCTAGAGGAATTCATCGTCATCTCAAATGGGTAATTCACTAGGGAGTCTTAAGAGAATAATCCGCTCACGATCTCATCAAAACAATCTACTACGAGGTCATGGATAACAGAACAATCACAACCTGAATGTCATGTTCCATCGAAAGCTCATCTCGATGAAAATCATGGGAATAGTGACCAGTAAAGCAAATACAGTATCTCTCGGCTGAGTGATGAAAATTGTAATAGATCTGTGAGAGAATGATCATCTCCATAGCTAAAGGAAGGAATATGCCCCAAcatggcatcagatgtacctGATCTATCCTAATAACtcaatttcatattaattcaagaattcaaatttcataaacaacaatcactattaaaataaaataaaataacaataataataataacaataataataataataacaataacaatgataataatgataataataataataataataataataataataataataataataataataatggaatgaGTGAAAATGGGAGGGAGTCGCCGACCTATAGTGGCTCGTTGGCGGCGACTGGCCAATGGTTTGCCGATGACACTGACagatagtaataataataataataataataataataataataataatagtaataataataataataataaatcaatagaATAGTGTTTGGATCGAGAGAAATGGAgggaaaatgatggaaataaaGAAATGGGGGCCgacaagagagaaaaaaaaatgggaaacaaaaaaACGGGGGGAGTGTCATGGGAGAAGAGAaagggagggaaaaaaaaaaccaaaacaaaaaaaatggggaaaaggGGCTGCTACTACCGTGTGAGAGTTTAGAGTTGGTGggtggaaaatggaaaagaagataaaaaaaaaaaaaagatgagatgATGGCCGATGGTGAAGGGTatgggaggagagagaagaagTGGGTGGGGTGGTTGGGGATtaggaagagagaggagagaggagagaggagagagaaaagaaaaaataaaaataaaaataaaatagaatataataataacaataataaaaataaaataaaagtaatagtaataaaataaaataaaataatatataaaataataaaagctaTTAAATGGTGAGTGGGCCAAAAAACACATAtaattgggatttaaaatttattgacaaaattggattcaaaattaatgtaaaaataaaattgggacaaattttagGATCTACAGAAGTGTTTAGATATTAGAAGGTCTAGAGCTTAGGCTTTTATTAGTAATATTtctatgaaaaaacaaaaaaaaaaaattatcttgcttttttttcaaaattttgaaaattttgagaaagtaaaaaatttttaatccttaaattttaagtattttaaaaagtgttttcaagtaaaaaaaatatatacttacttttgtataagaatttttatatttaattctattttataaacaaaaatgaaaaatgtatccaaacatatattaaaaatgtttctaatggAAAGGTACTAACAAAtgactttcaaataaaaatgctttaaacaaaatcactctcaaacaaGTGTaagttataataaatatttttcaccaaaatgatttttatttaaagaagaagcttcaaaatgattttaatttaaactcatttcatttgtaATCTTGTAATCCCATGCCCTAAATGTTCCCATTCATCAATTCCATtggtaaaattttattagaattaataattattaaaaaaattaaattcaaaacctttttaaaaaatcccacgGTTTATATTGTAATTTGGGTAgtcatttctaataaaaaagatattatcaatattttattttttatttattttcattttggtgaaattatagaattatgtgaatttttcttcttaaaataagaaagatattataaagaaaatggGGGAAAGCTAATACGCTAGATGAAAATATATGGACTAATATGTGCAATCAATttgcataaaattaaaattctgattattttcatttttattgttgttatttaatcaaaataacaataagcggaatgaaaaaaagaaacgtgagaattaaaaattcttCGTGGAAAATGCTAGCTAGTTGTACTAATATTTCATAGTGGGAGGCTATATTTGTTCGCCATTTTTTCCGAAGAACTTTATTAAaggtgatggtgatggtgattATTTTCCACATATTTCATCATGTGTCTTGTGCATGATTAAATCTTTATTCTTGTACTGGAATATCATAGTGATCTaagaaatttataattataaaaagaattaaattttgtggCTTAAAAATGAGGATTACCTATTTTCCCCTCTAGATAGTTTCAAGAATTaagataaaaacttttaaaaatcatatcaaGTTTCATGGTAAAATATCATCAACCCTCCAAAATGTTAAAAgacttaaaattttatcaaaataaaaattattttttaataatataaaatagaataatcCTTTTGACAGAAAGTGGCACTCTAAagattttcattgaaaatatcaTCCATTAGGCATTGTGCCCCAAATTTTTCTATGGAAGATGCCAACTGGTTGTGCTAAAATTTCCAAGGTGGTAGGCCATATTGTCTGCCATTTTATCCCCattttttcttatcaaaattGCCACTTTAATAAAGGTAATAGTGAAGATGATGGGGGTACACTAAAGTCCacttttaaatgatttaagCTCTTCGATAAGGAAAAACTATACATCATATATCATCATGTCTTGTGTATAATTTGATCTTTATTCTTATGCTTGGATAATATACTTtgattaaagaaatttatagttacgaaaaaaattaaattttgtgacttcaaaatataaattaccTATTTACTCCCTCCAAATGGTTTCaagaattaataaaaacttttaaaaactatacaGAATTTCATGGTAAAATATCAACTCTCAAGAATGTCAAAAgacttaaaattttatcaaaataaaaactaattttcattaataaaaagagaataaacttTTTTCTTGGATAGAAAGTGATACTTAGAAGattttcaattgaaaatattatataataggCATTGATATAATGTTAGCTAACATGTTTATCAAGGATTGAATTTGtgaaaaatggataaaaatcaATTGACTAATTGATAGGACAGTTGAAAGTGCATTCGATAATGattctagaaaatgtttttagtcttaaaagtatttaaaaaaaaattaaatatgataaaatttagacaatacttttaaaaatatgaaaaatctcTTGTAATTGTGAAAAATCTTTTACAATATTTTCGATGAAAATGCTTCTACTAAAAATAGTACCAAATACACTTCTAATAATTACATTTCCCacaaattttctagaaaccaaacatattaATGGGAATAAGGGAACATGAAGCACCCTCTCCAACGAGAAGTTGAAGCCAATACCTATACCTTCTAAACCAACTCCTCTCTTCTGCTTGATTCATCGTCCCAAAGCTCTCCACACTCATCATTTCCCTCAAAACTAGCTAGTTCTTAATCCTCGTTGACAAAACCATGGGCAACATTTGCTCGATTTCACTCCCCGCTGACCGCATTGTCTCTAGCTTCTGGGATGGCACCACTGAGCATGCAAATTACCTGCGCAAACTCCCTGAAAATCTGGTAGAATTAGGAACCGCTTGTGAAAGATTGAGGGAGTTAAGGAACGATGTGAAGAGGATGGTGGATATTGCTGAGAGGGAACAAATGCAGCCGCTGGACCAAGTACAAGGGTGGCTTTCAAGGGTTGAAACTCTGGAAACTCAAGTCACTCAACTGATTGGAGATGGCACCGAGGAGGTTGAGAAGAAATGTATGGGTGGTTGCTGTCCTAGGAATTGCAGGACCAGATACAAGTTGGGGAAGAGAGTAGCTAGAAAGTTGAAAGAAGTGGACATTCTAATGAGCCAAAGACCTTCGGATGCGGTGGCTGAGAGGTTACCTTCACCTCGCCTAGGTGAAAGGCCTAATCAAGCAACTGTCGGCATGAATTCCAGAATTGGTAAGGTTTGGAGCAGCCTTCATCAAGAACAAGTGGGAATTATCGGCCTATATGGATTAGGAGGAGTTGGGAAAACCACCCTCTTAACCCAAATCAATAATGCTTTTACCAAAAGAAcccatgattttgattttgtgatCTGGTCAACAGTTTCCAAAAATGTAAACCTTGAAAACATTCAGGACGACATCTGGAAGACGATAGGGTTTTGTGATGATAAATGGAAAAGCAAAAGTCGAGATGAGAAAGCTACGAGCATCTGGAGAGTCCTGAGCGAAAAGAGGTTCGTGCTGTTGCTAGATGATTTATGGGAGTGGTTGGATTTATCAGACGTCGGAGTCCCattccaaaataagaaaaataagatagtATTCACCACTCGATCAGAAGAGGTGTGCGCTCAAATGGAAGCGGATAAGAAGATCAAAGTGGAATGCCTAACATGGACAGAATCCTGGGAATTGTTTCGAATGAAGCTTGGAGAAGACACTCTCGATTTCCATCCTGAGATACCGGAGCTCGCTCAAGCCGTCGCACAAGAGTGTTGTGGTTTGCCACTTGTGCTAACTACCATCGGCAGGGCCATGGCTTGTAAGAAGACGCCGCAGGAATGGAAATATGCAATAAAAGTGTTACAAAGCTCTGCCTCAAAATTTCCAGGTATGGGGGACAAAGTGTTTCCTCTTTTAAAATACAGTTATGATTGCTTACCCACCGAAGTTGTCAGATCTTGCTTCTTGTATTGTTCTCTATTTCCAGAAGATTATCAGATACCAAAAATAGCTATGATAAAGCGTTGGTTTTGTGAAGGCCTTTTAGACGAATTTGATGACATGAAGGGAGCAGAAAACCAGGGTTACAACATTATTGGCACTCTGATTCATGCATGTCTATTAGAAGAAGGTGATGTTGATTATGTAGTAAAACTGCATGATGTAATCCGTGATATGGCATTGTGGATAGCTTGTGAAACAGGGAAGGAGCAGGACAAGTTCTTGGTGCAGGCCCGCAGTGGGTTAACTGAAGCTCCTGAAGTTGCTAGATGGATGGGACCAAAAAGGATTTCACTTATCGGTAACCAAATTGAGAAACTAACAGGGTCTCCTGATTGCCCCAATCTCTCAACTTTGTTTCTTCAGGATAATAGTTTGAAGATGATCACTGATAGTTTCTTCCAGTTTATGCCAAATCTAAGAGTTTTAGACTTGTCAAGGAATGCTATGACTGAATTACCACAGGGAATCTCTAATTTGGTTTCATTACAGTATCTCAACCTATCACAAACTAACATAAAAGAGTTGCCAATTGAGTTGAAGAACCTggtaaattgaaatttttgttgttgCATCGCATGAGACTTTCTTCAATTCCAGAGCAGTTGATATCAGGTCTTTCAATGTTGCAAGTGATTGATATGTTCAACTGTGGAATTTGTGATGGTGATAAAGCCTTGGTTGAGGAATTGGACTCCTTAAAGTACTTGCATGATTTAGGTGTCACTATAACAAGTGCCTCTGCTTTCAAAAGGCTTCTAAGCTCTGACAAGCTAAGAAGCTGCATTTCCGGTGTATGCCTCGAGAATTTCAATGGTTCAAGCTCTCTCAATTTAACATCTCTCT is a window from the Vitis riparia cultivar Riparia Gloire de Montpellier isolate 1030 chromosome 9, EGFV_Vit.rip_1.0, whole genome shotgun sequence genome containing:
- the LOC117922100 gene encoding probable disease resistance protein At5g63020 yields the protein MGNICSISLPADRIVSSFWDGTTEHANYLRKLPENLVELGTACERLRELRNDVKRMVDIAEREQMQPLDQVQGWLSRVETLETQVTQLIGDGTEEVEKKCMGGCCPRNCRTRYKLGKRVARKLKEVDILMSQRPSDAVAERLPSPRLGERPNQATVGMNSRIGKVWSSLHQEQVGIIGLYGLGGVGKTTLLTQINNAFTKRTHDFDFVIWSTVSKNVNLENIQDDIWKTIGFCDDKWKSKSRDEKATSIWRVLSEKRFVLLLDDLWEWLDLSDVGVPFQNKKNKIVFTTRSEEVCAQMEADKKIKVECLTWTESWELFRMKLGEDTLDFHPEIPELAQAVAQECCGLPLVLTTIGRAMACKKTPQEWKYAIKVLQSSASKFPGLLDEFDDMKGAENQGYNIIGTLIHACLLEEGDVDYVVKLHDVIRDMALWIACETGKEQDKFLVQARSGLTEAPEVARWMGPKRISLIGNQIEKLTGSPDCPNLSTLFLQDNSLKMITDSFFQFMPNLRVLDLSRNAMTELPQGISNLVSLQYLNLSQTNIKELPIELKNLVN